The genomic interval TCGAACAGCTCCTTGGCAATCCATACCGGCAAAATCAACAGCGCAGTGGCGCGAAAGTAATTGAATGCTATGCCAATGAAATAGAAAAACCGGATTTTCCGATGCCCGTACGCTGCGACATACATACCCATCACACCCGAGATAGCTCCAGATGCTCCAACCAGCGCAGAAGGCGAGCCCCAGTTCAGCAAACCAAAAAACAATGCTCCCACCGCACCACTGAACAGGTAGAAAATTAAATAATTCACGCTGCCCAGAAGCTGCTCAACCGTCATTCCCACCAGCAACAGAATAATCATATTGCCCAACAAATGCTCCAGACCACCATGCAGGAATTGATGGGAAAACACAGTCAACGCAGATATTTGCACCGGAATAAAACCAAAACGATTCCAACTCAGTCCACTAACCTGGTCAGAGAGGATCCGGCTTCGTGATGCCAGTATGGGCTTATCGTAATCGACAAATTCAGGCAGATGCTGGCTGGCATATGGCTGATAATCGGCATCCACCAACATAGCCACTGCAATCTGATGCTGATCCTCGATAGATAACTGCTCCGGGTGCTTAATTGTCAAAAGAGGAGAGTCAAATCGGCCACTCTGCTGTAGATAACTTTGATATACCGGTAACTCCTGAGGCAGAATGTCCAACCGGCTATAGGCTTCTGCAATCTGATCAAGCCGACGACTGTCACCGATGGAAGTCCAGACAAAAATCACGCAGTTGAACAAAATTAACAGCCAGGTCACCAATGGTGGTCGGGTAATGTCAAAGGTTCGTTCCATTGGCAGGATGAGCATAAAATCTCGCTATAATTCAAACGTTTAACCCAGGCCCTTTGGGCTGACCCTTGGACCTGCGACAGAGTAACGACTCACAAGAATAATGAAAAAGCAGCGCGTAATCATCATCATTGGTCTTGTCCTGGTTCTGTTAACCAGTATTCAGGTCGGTTCCTGGCTTGGATATCAGCGGCTGGAACAAAATGCCCGTAATGAATTGTTTCGCTATCAGGCATCACTGGAAGAACTGCTCGATCGCTTTAGCCTTATTCCTCCAGTACTGGCCGCCAATCAGTTATTTGTAGATGCCCTGAACTATGGTGCGGAAGATCAGGTATATCGTGCCAACGTGCTGCTGCAAGGTTTTGCTGATCGTATGCACGCGTCCGATATTTACATAATGGACACTCTCGGTATCACACGCATGACCAGCAACTGGAACCTGGATAACAGCTTCTTGTATCGGGACTTCAATTTCAGACCCTATTTTCAACAGGCCATGCAGGGGAGGGCTGCCATATATTCGGCCCTCGGAACCACTTCCGGCGTTCGGGGCCTGTATTTTTCCTACCCGATTATTTATCAGAACTCCGTCATCGGAGTGTTGGCGTTAAAACTGAATATTCCAGACCTGGAAACCGCCTGGCAAAGCCCTTACAGCGAGGATGTGGCCGAGCTGATGGTCACGGACGAACATGGTATCGTCTTTCTTTCCACCCGCGAAGACTGGCGGTATCGCAGCACCGAACCACTCAACCATGAGACGATACTGCAGCTCCAGCAGGAGCAGCGCTACGGTGAATATCGTTTCGAACCATTGCAATTCAGCC from Gynuella sunshinyii YC6258 carries:
- a CDS encoding rhomboid family intramembrane serine protease, whose protein sequence is MERTFDITRPPLVTWLLILFNCVIFVWTSIGDSRRLDQIAEAYSRLDILPQELPVYQSYLQQSGRFDSPLLTIKHPEQLSIEDQHQIAVAMLVDADYQPYASQHLPEFVDYDKPILASRSRILSDQVSGLSWNRFGFIPVQISALTVFSHQFLHGGLEHLLGNMIILLLVGMTVEQLLGSVNYLIFYLFSGAVGALFFGLLNWGSPSALVGASGAISGVMGMYVAAYGHRKIRFFYFIGIAFNYFRATALLILPVWIAKELFDLVFSDAPVAYAAHAGGMACGALLVWAGRNSWARVNQQIIENRDDEADYREQLQQALQAVTQADFVRAKKIFWRLAKLHPLSHRVFFQLYHLEKVCPDNKAFHLAASGLFRASLADGQFGVSEQAMLKEYWSLAQPHPQIPATLLSKILVKLLTSGQPALAEKMFAEAVSMKILSDVESNELRRDFARFFAHNNPETAKKYSNP